A single genomic interval of Lacrimispora sphenoides JCM 1415 harbors:
- a CDS encoding exonuclease SbcCD subunit D encodes MKIFHLSDLHIGKQLNGYSLKENQGAVLNQIVDYAATQHPDVVLICGDIYDKTAPSGEAYTMFGNFLEALSGIKPEITVLIIAGNHDSPERLSYASAFLERHRIHLSVFPPRSQEEYLKKVVLRDENGPVNFYLLPFLKPGYVRPLFTDNQPEGYESAIKAVLERETIDAGERNILLSHQFYAAGNKDPETCESEQAVIMAGGLDRVDASVLSDFDYTALGHLHGSQKVGKASIRYCGTPYKYSVSEENHKKSVTVVNIGKKGDEPELEFLPLNGIQDVRRERGSLSEILKRATEENRHDYVSVTLTDEEEPYRVRERLEEVFDHLLELRVDNERTRQKRLEEGETVPVLKPLEAFRQFFKAVRGEEMTMEEEQAMERIVQEAKEEEGL; translated from the coding sequence ATGAAGATTTTTCATCTATCTGATTTACATATCGGAAAACAGTTAAACGGCTACAGTTTAAAAGAAAACCAGGGAGCGGTCCTAAATCAGATTGTGGATTATGCAGCAACCCAGCACCCGGATGTTGTCCTGATCTGCGGTGATATCTATGATAAAACAGCTCCTTCCGGGGAGGCCTATACCATGTTTGGCAATTTCCTGGAGGCCCTTTCCGGAATAAAGCCTGAGATCACGGTCCTGATTATCGCAGGAAACCATGATTCACCGGAACGTCTGTCCTATGCCTCCGCCTTTTTGGAACGGCACCGCATTCATTTGTCCGTATTTCCGCCAAGGAGCCAGGAGGAGTACTTAAAAAAAGTGGTATTACGGGATGAAAATGGTCCGGTGAATTTCTACCTGCTGCCCTTTTTAAAACCAGGGTATGTCCGGCCGCTTTTTACGGACAACCAGCCGGAGGGATACGAAAGTGCCATAAAAGCTGTTCTGGAGAGAGAAACCATTGATGCCGGAGAGCGTAACATCCTTTTATCCCATCAATTTTACGCCGCAGGCAATAAAGACCCGGAAACCTGTGAGTCGGAGCAGGCGGTCATCATGGCGGGCGGCTTGGACCGGGTAGATGCTTCTGTTCTTTCTGACTTTGATTACACAGCACTTGGACATCTCCACGGTTCCCAAAAGGTAGGCAAGGCTTCAATTCGATACTGCGGGACTCCCTATAAATATTCCGTCAGCGAAGAAAACCATAAAAAATCAGTTACTGTGGTGAATATAGGTAAAAAGGGAGATGAACCGGAGCTTGAATTTCTTCCGCTCAATGGAATCCAGGATGTGAGGCGGGAAAGAGGGTCCTTATCTGAGATTCTTAAAAGAGCCACAGAAGAAAACCGCCATGATTATGTCAGCGTCACGCTCACCGATGAAGAGGAACCTTACCGGGTCAGAGAACGCTTGGAAGAGGTGTTCGATCATTTGCTGGAGCTTCGGGTGGACAATGAGCGCACCCGGCAAAAGCGTCTGGAAGAGGGAGAGACTGTTCCGGTTCTTAAGCCTTTGGAGGCATTCCGGCAGTTTTTTAAGGCGGTAAGAGGGGAAGAGATGACAATGGAGGAAGAACAGGCCATGGAGCGGATCGTACAGGAAGCAAAGGAGGAAGAGGGATTATGA
- the recQ gene encoding DNA helicase RecQ: protein MDKLQALKHYFGYDSFREGQEILIDSILSGRDALGIMPTGSGKSLCFQIPALMMEGITLVISPLISLMKDQVTTLNQAGIHAAYLNSSLTASQYYKALAYAREGRYPIIYVAPERLVTDEFLDFALNTNISMVAVDEAHCVSQWGQDFRPSYLKIVDFIDKLPKRPVISAFTATATKEVREDVIDILMLREPAVVSTGYDRPNLYLGVQSPKDKYATLKNYVECHPDQCGIIYCLTRKLVEEVCDRLNQEGFSATRYHAGLSDEERRKNQDDFIYDRSQIMVATNAFGMGIDKSNVRFVIHYNMPKNLESYYQEVGRCSRDGEPGECILLYSGQDVVTNQMFIDNNQDNQELDSLTRQMVMERDRERLKKMTFYSFTNECLRDYILRYFGEYGENYCGNCSNCLSQFETVDVTDITKELVGCVKASRQRYGTAVIIDTVHGANTAKIRNYRMNENPHYGNLAKVPAYKLRQVMNHLFLNDWLAITNDEYSIVKLTEKSKAVLEDGESVIMKMAKEQEPVEKVKSGKKIKKSSTSALELTEGEAALFETLRALRMEIAKEEKVPPYIVFSDKTLVHMSVKKPKTKEEMLSVSGVGEFKFEKYGERFLAIFL, encoded by the coding sequence ATGGATAAATTACAAGCATTAAAGCACTATTTCGGCTACGACAGTTTCCGGGAGGGGCAGGAAATTCTTATCGACAGCATTCTGTCCGGAAGAGACGCCTTAGGAATCATGCCCACCGGTTCCGGAAAATCCCTGTGCTTCCAAATACCAGCTCTTATGATGGAAGGAATCACACTGGTTATTTCTCCCCTGATCTCCCTCATGAAGGACCAGGTAACAACTCTCAATCAAGCAGGCATTCATGCCGCATATCTTAACAGTTCTTTGACTGCAAGTCAGTATTATAAGGCCCTGGCCTATGCGCGGGAAGGGCGATATCCCATTATTTATGTAGCACCGGAACGTCTTGTAACGGATGAATTTCTGGATTTTGCATTAAACACAAATATTTCCATGGTAGCGGTGGATGAAGCACACTGTGTATCCCAGTGGGGACAGGATTTCAGACCCAGCTACTTAAAAATCGTGGATTTTATTGATAAGCTTCCAAAACGTCCGGTCATCAGCGCGTTTACGGCAACTGCTACCAAAGAGGTTCGTGAAGATGTCATTGATATTCTCATGCTCAGGGAACCCGCCGTGGTGTCTACGGGATATGACAGACCCAATCTCTATCTGGGAGTTCAGTCTCCCAAGGATAAGTATGCTACATTAAAGAACTATGTGGAATGTCACCCGGATCAGTGCGGGATTATTTACTGCCTGACCAGAAAGCTGGTGGAAGAGGTATGCGACCGGCTGAATCAGGAGGGATTTTCAGCAACCAGGTATCACGCCGGGTTAAGCGATGAGGAGCGGCGGAAGAACCAGGATGATTTTATCTACGATAGAAGCCAGATCATGGTGGCGACCAATGCCTTTGGCATGGGAATCGATAAATCCAATGTACGGTTTGTTATCCATTACAATATGCCAAAGAACCTGGAATCCTACTATCAGGAGGTGGGCAGGTGCTCCAGAGACGGGGAGCCGGGAGAATGCATTCTGTTATACAGTGGTCAGGATGTCGTGACCAATCAAATGTTTATTGACAATAACCAGGATAATCAGGAGTTGGATTCTCTTACCCGCCAGATGGTTATGGAACGGGACCGTGAGCGGCTTAAGAAGATGACCTTTTACTCCTTTACCAACGAATGCCTCAGGGACTACATTCTGCGGTACTTTGGGGAGTACGGGGAGAATTACTGCGGCAACTGTTCCAACTGCTTAAGTCAGTTTGAAACAGTGGATGTGACGGATATTACAAAAGAATTGGTGGGATGCGTAAAGGCTAGCAGGCAGAGGTATGGAACTGCTGTCATTATCGATACGGTTCATGGAGCCAATACGGCAAAAATCAGAAACTACCGAATGAATGAGAACCCTCATTATGGAAATCTGGCAAAGGTTCCAGCCTATAAGCTGCGGCAGGTGATGAACCACTTATTTTTAAACGATTGGTTAGCCATAACCAATGATGAATACTCCATTGTTAAGCTGACAGAGAAATCTAAGGCGGTACTGGAAGATGGTGAATCCGTGATCATGAAGATGGCTAAGGAACAGGAACCTGTGGAAAAGGTAAAGAGCGGAAAGAAGATAAAGAAATCAAGTACATCCGCCCTGGAATTAACAGAAGGGGAGGCAGCTCTGTTTGAAACCCTAAGGGCGCTTCGGATGGAAATTGCCAAAGAGGAAAAGGTACCGCCCTATATCGTATTTTCTGACAAAACCCTGGTACATATGTCCGTGAAGAAACCAAAGACAAAGGAAGAGATGCTGTCAGTTTCCGGAGTCGGAGAATTTAAGTTCGAGAAATATGGGGAAAGGTTTTTGGCGATATTCCTGTAG
- a CDS encoding DMT family transporter has protein sequence MKTNIGLYLALLFGVFSLSTSAIFVRLANAPSAITAFFRLFFAALILLPFLFGSKQNKNQLLSLSKKQWALGILSGLLLSAHYLLWFESLRHTSVASSTVIVTLQPLFSIAIGYTFLKERFHKLAIGGCLIAIMGCFIIGWGDFQISSQALFGDLLALLAAGIISVYFFIGQAIRKELSAVPYSVISYLSSSVFLGCYAMIEGNSFSSYPKATWIAFGGLALISTIFGQFIFNWLLKWISATVISMSILGETIGTCILAYFILHEAISLQQGIGIATIFIGLVLFFISPQIHKDR, from the coding sequence TTGAAGACTAATATTGGATTGTACCTGGCTTTGCTTTTCGGTGTCTTTTCCCTTTCCACCTCCGCAATTTTCGTGCGCCTGGCTAATGCCCCTTCTGCTATAACAGCATTTTTCCGATTATTTTTTGCAGCGCTGATTCTTTTGCCATTTTTATTTGGCAGCAAACAAAATAAGAATCAATTGCTGTCCCTCTCCAAAAAGCAATGGGCACTTGGGATCTTGTCAGGACTTCTCTTATCTGCTCATTATCTGCTGTGGTTTGAATCCCTGAGGCATACATCAGTGGCAAGCTCAACAGTGATCGTAACATTGCAGCCTCTTTTTTCGATCGCTATCGGATATACCTTTTTGAAGGAACGATTTCACAAGCTGGCAATTGGGGGGTGTCTGATCGCCATTATGGGCTGCTTCATCATAGGATGGGGGGATTTTCAAATAAGCTCTCAAGCTCTTTTTGGTGATTTATTAGCGCTTTTGGCGGCAGGAATTATCAGTGTCTACTTTTTTATAGGCCAGGCAATAAGAAAGGAATTATCTGCGGTTCCTTATTCCGTCATCAGCTATTTAAGCAGTTCCGTTTTTTTAGGGTGTTATGCAATGATTGAGGGTAACTCTTTCAGCAGTTATCCGAAAGCCACCTGGATAGCCTTTGGGGGATTAGCACTAATATCAACTATTTTTGGACAATTTATCTTTAATTGGCTGCTAAAGTGGATTTCTGCGACGGTTATTTCCATGAGCATACTGGGAGAAACCATCGGCACCTGCATTCTGGCCTATTTTATCTTACATGAGGCAATTTCTCTTCAGCAGGGTATCGGGATAGCAACGATTTTTATAGGTCTGGTACTCTTTTTTATTAGTCCTCAAATACATAAGGATCGGTAA
- a CDS encoding ClbS/DfsB family four-helix bundle protein, giving the protein MTEYKDKQELIDEILNRAKLFIDEFSDIQETDKDKQIDGVDRTPVQMIAYQLGWLNLLLYWEEQEQQGNTVVTPHPDYKWNNLGGLYESFYRQYEIYSLQELCTMFKETVQKIINLTEHYEETELFQPGSRKWASSTPSNWAVWKWIHTNTVAPFKSFRSKIRKWKKLNGG; this is encoded by the coding sequence TTGACGGAATATAAAGATAAGCAGGAATTGATCGACGAGATATTAAATCGTGCTAAATTATTCATAGATGAATTTTCAGATATTCAGGAAACAGACAAGGACAAACAGATTGACGGCGTGGACAGGACTCCGGTACAGATGATAGCCTATCAATTAGGGTGGTTAAACCTTCTTCTTTATTGGGAAGAACAGGAACAGCAGGGGAATACGGTTGTTACACCTCACCCAGATTATAAGTGGAACAATCTGGGCGGATTATATGAGAGCTTTTACAGGCAATACGAAATATACAGTTTACAGGAATTATGTACGATGTTTAAGGAAACGGTACAAAAAATCATAAACCTTACGGAACATTATGAAGAAACCGAGCTTTTTCAGCCAGGAAGCAGAAAATGGGCTTCTTCAACACCTTCCAACTGGGCAGTCTGGAAATGGATCCATACGAATACGGTAGCGCCCTTTAAGTCATTTAGAAGTAAGATCAGAAAGTGGAAGAAGCTGAATGGTGGCTGA
- a CDS encoding nucleotidyltransferase domain-containing protein produces the protein MKDIIEGIIHSLKDIKGLEAIVLGGSRAKGTHSPDSDIDIGLYYNKETIDLPLLEKRAQELDQEHRENLLAKPGEWGKWVDGGCWLTIGNMPVDFILRDVSRVKKAIEECREGIVSPHYQTGHPHAYFNVIYMGELAVCKMLWNQNDEILRLKALAEDYPQKLKKEIIRFFSFEAGFSQMLAEKSIPGDDVYYVSAHLVRSISALNQVLFALNEQYCINEKKAVKMIDGFPVSPDHYKEKVDSIFSLSGTNLPGACEHLKKLINEVDLLL, from the coding sequence TTGAAAGATATCATCGAAGGCATCATTCATTCATTAAAGGATATAAAAGGACTGGAAGCTATCGTACTTGGCGGTTCCCGCGCAAAAGGTACCCATAGCCCTGATTCCGATATTGATATTGGCCTATATTACAACAAGGAAACCATCGACCTTCCTCTGTTAGAGAAAAGAGCCCAGGAATTGGATCAGGAACATAGGGAAAATCTCCTTGCAAAACCTGGCGAATGGGGAAAATGGGTGGATGGAGGCTGCTGGCTAACCATTGGCAATATGCCCGTAGATTTTATATTACGCGATGTGAGCCGGGTGAAAAAAGCCATTGAGGAATGTCGGGAAGGGATTGTTTCTCCTCATTATCAAACAGGACATCCTCATGCTTACTTTAATGTAATATACATGGGGGAACTGGCAGTCTGCAAGATGCTGTGGAATCAAAACGATGAGATACTCCGATTAAAAGCACTTGCTGAGGATTACCCGCAAAAATTAAAGAAAGAGATCATTCGTTTCTTTTCCTTTGAGGCAGGCTTTTCCCAGATGCTGGCAGAAAAGAGTATCCCAGGGGACGATGTGTATTATGTATCCGCTCATTTGGTCCGTTCCATATCTGCGCTTAATCAAGTGTTGTTCGCGCTAAATGAACAATACTGCATAAACGAGAAAAAGGCGGTGAAAATGATTGATGGGTTTCCCGTTTCTCCTGACCATTATAAAGAAAAGGTGGATTCTATCTTTTCATTATCCGGTACTAATTTGCCAGGGGCGTGTGAACATCTGAAAAAATTGATAAATGAAGTAGATTTATTGCTTTGA
- a CDS encoding methyltransferase family protein yields the protein MIFQISIFALITCFYIAYFTKQILLRKKGIHTNRLAKGRKPPKTAAIETALLAATYGIAAIQYASVLFSRFMLPLSFPDSVRWIGIALTGGGVIFFVLAITSMRDSWRAGVDETQKTSIVTRGIYKVSRNPAFVGFDLLYMGSALALPNMISILSAFIGILLLHFQILEEETYLPRAFGDEYLKYKSSTPRYFLFF from the coding sequence ATGATTTTTCAGATCAGCATATTTGCGTTAATAACCTGTTTTTACATTGCCTATTTTACGAAGCAAATCCTTCTTCGGAAAAAGGGCATTCACACAAACAGGCTGGCAAAGGGCCGCAAACCTCCTAAAACGGCTGCAATAGAAACGGCTCTTCTAGCAGCAACCTACGGTATTGCGGCTATTCAGTACGCAAGCGTGTTATTTTCCCGTTTCATGCTCCCTCTTTCATTTCCTGACAGTGTAAGGTGGATAGGAATTGCACTCACGGGAGGCGGGGTTATTTTCTTTGTACTGGCTATTACCTCCATGCGTGACAGCTGGCGCGCAGGTGTGGACGAAACCCAAAAAACTTCCATTGTAACACGAGGCATATATAAGGTCAGCAGGAATCCGGCTTTTGTGGGCTTTGACTTACTATATATGGGCTCTGCTCTTGCCCTTCCAAACATGATCAGCATCCTTTCCGCGTTCATTGGAATCCTGCTGCTTCATTTTCAGATTTTGGAAGAAGAAACGTATTTACCTCGAGCCTTTGGGGATGAGTATCTGAAATACAAGAGCAGCACGCCGCGATACTTCCTGTTTTTTTGA
- a CDS encoding inositol monophosphatase family protein has translation MDKELHIDRKEIEELVLYTRRFFNDQRLASDVRSKGPADYVTQVDIQVQKWLKEKLEEKYPRIQFMGEEKDNSGLDFNRPVWIVDPVDGTTNLLHDYKQSAVSIGLWDGKRIGLGAVYLPFLNEFFWAVEGEGAFLNGSRIRVSNNKTLEASLIAIGTSPYYKENAERIFDMSRRIFMKCQDIRRGGSAAIDMVYVACGRLDGYFEMNLNPWDYSGAYLIVKEAGGMVAEFDGSPVQFHKKSHLIVSNGHIWHEMQKEICI, from the coding sequence ATGGACAAAGAATTACATATTGACAGGAAAGAGATCGAAGAGCTGGTACTTTATACCAGGCGCTTTTTTAATGACCAGCGGCTGGCATCAGATGTCCGGTCTAAAGGTCCGGCGGATTACGTCACTCAGGTAGATATCCAGGTTCAAAAGTGGCTGAAAGAAAAACTGGAGGAGAAATATCCCCGGATCCAATTCATGGGAGAAGAGAAGGACAATTCGGGTCTGGATTTTAACAGGCCGGTGTGGATTGTGGATCCGGTGGATGGAACCACCAACTTACTTCATGATTACAAACAAAGTGCCGTAAGCATAGGCTTATGGGATGGAAAAAGAATAGGGTTAGGAGCTGTATACCTGCCATTCTTAAATGAATTTTTCTGGGCGGTAGAGGGAGAAGGCGCTTTTTTAAACGGCAGCAGAATCCGTGTCAGCAATAATAAAACCCTGGAAGCATCGTTGATCGCCATAGGCACAAGCCCTTATTATAAGGAAAATGCGGAAAGAATCTTTGATATGAGCAGAAGGATTTTTATGAAATGCCAGGATATCCGCCGAGGCGGCTCGGCAGCCATTGACATGGTGTATGTTGCCTGCGGCAGACTGGATGGATATTTTGAAATGAATTTGAATCCCTGGGATTATAGCGGAGCGTACCTGATTGTGAAAGAGGCTGGAGGAATGGTGGCTGAATTTGACGGTTCCCCGGTGCAGTTTCATAAAAAGAGCCATCTCATAGTCAGCAATGGACATATTTGGCATGAGATGCAAAAGGAGATCTGTATCTAG
- a CDS encoding MgtC/SapB family protein: protein MLNLGNLQELNEITITVRICLALIIGGILGMEREVRKQPAGFRTYMLVCMGSAAVMMTNQYISQTFGGSDPSRLGAQVVSGIGFLGAGTIIVTRNNQVRGLTTAAGLWAAACAGLAVGIGFYKGAILVGLAISLIMTVFQKVDSRLMATSRIFNLYMNFNAAANLNLFLESCKERNIQIIDIQAFKAKGKGEDGIIVMITLKTAKREPRGNILQFLGMAEGLKYMEEL, encoded by the coding sequence ATGCTGAACCTAGGTAATTTACAGGAACTGAACGAAATTACAATTACAGTACGTATATGCCTGGCTCTGATTATAGGCGGCATTCTGGGAATGGAAAGAGAAGTCAGGAAGCAGCCGGCAGGATTCCGGACGTATATGCTGGTATGTATGGGATCGGCAGCAGTGATGATGACCAACCAGTATATTTCGCAAACCTTTGGCGGCTCAGACCCCTCAAGGCTTGGCGCGCAGGTAGTCAGTGGGATCGGCTTTTTAGGGGCAGGTACCATCATAGTGACCAGAAATAATCAGGTACGTGGTTTAACCACTGCAGCCGGATTATGGGCGGCTGCCTGTGCAGGGCTGGCTGTTGGCATCGGGTTCTACAAGGGGGCAATACTTGTGGGATTGGCCATCAGTCTGATTATGACGGTTTTCCAAAAGGTTGACAGCCGGCTTATGGCAACTTCAAGAATCTTTAATTTGTATATGAACTTCAATGCTGCGGCAAATTTGAATTTGTTTCTGGAAAGCTGCAAAGAAAGGAATATACAAATTATTGATATCCAGGCATTTAAAGCTAAGGGTAAGGGAGAAGACGGTATCATTGTCATGATCACATTGAAAACTGCAAAAAGAGAGCCCCGGGGGAACATATTGCAGTTTTTAGGTATGGCAGAGGGGCTTAAGTATATGGAGGAATTGTAG
- a CDS encoding MBL fold metallo-hydrolase — protein MELHFLGCGSAFYPQYKNTSAYFELNNDLYLIDCGETVFETLLSLVDLEQYREIYIVITHLHADHVGSLASLISYTYCMLDKKRVTVIHPKPTIAQLLSLMGIGREFYRYKEAYDGRSVEFEAIQVQHVDNMECFGYVIKVNGEAIYYSGDSSHLPQRILEDFKKGEIKTIYHDTSTHDSDYATHCYYGKLEAWIPHEMRRRVFCMHLDSDCKGLLEGKGFSVVNVDGDTYAEPR, from the coding sequence ATGGAATTACATTTTTTAGGCTGTGGATCGGCATTTTATCCTCAGTATAAAAATACCAGTGCATATTTTGAATTAAACAATGACCTCTATTTGATCGATTGCGGAGAAACTGTATTTGAAACATTGCTCTCATTGGTTGATCTTGAACAATACAGGGAAATTTACATTGTGATCACACATCTGCACGCGGATCATGTGGGAAGCCTGGCTTCTTTGATTTCTTATACTTATTGCATGTTGGATAAGAAGCGGGTTACCGTTATTCATCCCAAACCTACGATTGCCCAGTTATTAAGCCTTATGGGGATCGGAAGGGAGTTTTACCGTTATAAAGAGGCTTATGACGGCAGAAGTGTAGAATTTGAAGCGATCCAGGTTCAGCACGTGGATAATATGGAGTGTTTTGGCTATGTTATAAAAGTAAATGGAGAAGCAATTTATTACAGCGGAGATTCCTCTCATCTGCCTCAAAGAATACTGGAGGATTTTAAAAAGGGGGAAATCAAGACCATTTATCATGACACAAGCACCCATGATTCTGACTATGCAACCCACTGTTATTATGGTAAACTGGAGGCATGGATTCCCCATGAGATGAGAAGGAGGGTATTTTGCATGCATTTGGATTCTGATTGTAAAGGTTTGTTGGAAGGAAAAGGGTTTTCCGTAGTAAACGTGGATGGTGATACGTATGCTGAACCTAGGTAA
- a CDS encoding carbohydrate ABC transporter permease, whose amino-acid sequence MKNLKKPLISICSVLLATAWLAPLFWLVCTALTEPTFKMTFFPNSKFTLGNVVYVWNAIPFGRYYLNTLFLVAVTFGIQFVTSTLAGYALGVMEFKGQYLVMAVIFMQIIIPNDVLITPNFMTLSEMGLTDTKLGIMLPFYGSALAIFLLRQHFKTIPRALAEAARIDGANIWQTIWQVYMPCAKPAYMSFAVISVSYHWNNYLWPLIVTNSPANRTLTVGLAIFAKSKEANMQWANVCAATLIIILPLLIAFFILQRQFMSSFVSAGIKE is encoded by the coding sequence ATGAAGAATTTGAAAAAACCATTAATATCCATTTGTTCCGTACTGCTGGCAACCGCGTGGCTGGCTCCCCTGTTTTGGCTTGTGTGTACAGCTTTAACGGAGCCTACGTTTAAAATGACGTTCTTTCCCAATTCTAAGTTTACTTTGGGCAATGTCGTGTATGTGTGGAATGCCATACCCTTTGGAAGATATTATTTAAATACCCTCTTCCTTGTTGCGGTAACATTTGGTATTCAGTTTGTTACATCTACCTTGGCTGGATATGCCCTTGGTGTCATGGAGTTTAAGGGACAGTATCTGGTGATGGCAGTGATTTTTATGCAGATTATTATACCTAATGATGTACTTATTACGCCTAACTTTATGACCTTATCAGAGATGGGGCTTACAGATACAAAGCTGGGCATCATGCTGCCGTTTTATGGAAGTGCCCTGGCAATCTTCCTTTTAAGGCAGCACTTTAAGACCATACCGAGGGCCTTAGCGGAAGCGGCAAGAATTGACGGCGCAAATATATGGCAAACCATCTGGCAGGTATATATGCCATGTGCAAAACCGGCATATATGTCATTTGCGGTCATTTCGGTCAGCTATCACTGGAACAACTATCTGTGGCCGTTAATTGTAACAAATTCCCCAGCAAACCGTACCCTGACGGTCGGTCTTGCTATTTTTGCAAAATCCAAGGAAGCTAATATGCAGTGGGCGAATGTCTGCGCAGCCACGTTAATTATTATACTGCCGTTATTAATAGCCTTTTTCATCCTGCAAAGACAGTTTATGAGCAGCTTTGTCAGTGCAGGCATCAAGGAGTAG
- a CDS encoding carbohydrate ABC transporter permease, with product MNGDLKKRKELKHNFTAWMLVAPALAFMLVFTAYPVFRSLYLSLMKYKMGMGAPELIGLENYAKLFSSKLFWKVMGNTVFFALITVLPSMAVGLGLAVLVNRRSRAIGFVRTAFFYPVVMPMIAIASVWMFIYMAKNGLFDQMLISMGFRPLNVLSKKSTVLPAMAVMYVWKEAGYLMVFFLSGIQSISTEVMEAAKIDGAGSLKIFRKITLPLLAPTFLFVSTIAFTNSFKLVDHVVIMTEGAPNNASTLLLYYIYQQGFTNFNYGVSSALTVIMLVLLLIVSLPRFISQDKKIHYN from the coding sequence ATGAATGGTGACTTAAAAAAGAGGAAGGAATTGAAGCATAATTTCACGGCATGGATGCTTGTTGCCCCGGCACTGGCGTTCATGCTGGTATTTACAGCGTACCCTGTATTCAGGAGTCTGTATCTAAGCCTTATGAAATATAAAATGGGAATGGGGGCGCCAGAGCTTATTGGGCTGGAAAACTATGCAAAACTGTTTTCATCAAAGCTGTTTTGGAAGGTAATGGGAAATACAGTCTTTTTTGCACTGATTACTGTACTGCCCAGCATGGCTGTGGGATTGGGCCTTGCCGTTCTGGTAAATAGAAGAAGCCGGGCAATCGGTTTTGTAAGAACAGCTTTCTTCTATCCGGTTGTAATGCCTATGATAGCCATAGCCAGTGTCTGGATGTTCATCTATATGGCGAAAAACGGATTGTTTGACCAGATGCTCATAAGCATGGGCTTTCGCCCATTGAACGTCTTGTCAAAGAAAAGTACGGTGCTGCCTGCCATGGCGGTCATGTACGTATGGAAGGAAGCAGGATATTTGATGGTATTTTTCCTGTCGGGGATCCAGAGCATATCAACGGAGGTCATGGAGGCTGCAAAGATCGACGGGGCTGGAAGCTTAAAAATCTTTAGAAAGATTACCCTGCCACTGCTGGCCCCTACATTCCTTTTTGTATCGACCATTGCCTTTACGAATAGTTTTAAGCTTGTGGATCATGTTGTAATCATGACAGAGGGGGCTCCTAACAATGCCAGCACCCTTCTTCTTTACTACATTTACCAGCAGGGCTTTACGAATTTTAATTATGGTGTGTCTTCTGCACTGACGGTTATCATGCTTGTCTTGCTGTTAATTGTGTCACTGCCAAGATTTATAAGCCAGGACAAGAAGATCCATTATAATTAG